One window of bacterium (Candidatus Blackallbacteria) CG13_big_fil_rev_8_21_14_2_50_49_14 genomic DNA carries:
- a CDS encoding tryptophan 2,3-dioxygenase encodes MAEQNASSPVYYADYLKLDKILDAQKPLSNLEGQAAHDEMLFIIIHQAYELWFKQVLHELDSVMAFFRQPTVSEDQMGIAVARLERIIEIQRLMLMQMQVLQTMQPLDFLDFRDQLYPASGFQSYQFRILENRLGLKPEQRVPYHQGRYDASLDARHQNLLKTAESEPSLLELVEKWLERTPFLTFGGFDFWESYRQAVEALFDGDAARISSNPLLGSEDIQQHLARLHSTRETFATLFSEAQYQELQHKGERRLSYKATKAALLILLYRERPILHLPYRLLNALSTIDELLTTWRYRHALNVQRMIGTKVGTGGSMGFEYLLQTMASHRIFGDFNQLSTFMIPRSALPDLPTEIERQLGFFYQGEPV; translated from the coding sequence ATGGCAGAACAAAACGCCTCTTCACCGGTTTATTACGCAGACTATCTCAAGCTTGATAAAATTTTAGATGCTCAGAAACCACTCAGCAATCTTGAAGGCCAAGCTGCACATGATGAAATGCTTTTTATCATTATTCATCAAGCCTATGAGCTCTGGTTTAAACAGGTTCTTCACGAACTGGATTCAGTCATGGCATTCTTTCGCCAACCCACCGTCAGTGAAGATCAAATGGGAATTGCTGTCGCGCGTCTGGAGCGAATCATTGAAATACAACGCCTGATGCTGATGCAGATGCAAGTCTTGCAAACTATGCAACCCCTTGATTTTCTTGATTTTCGTGATCAACTCTATCCAGCTTCAGGTTTCCAGTCTTATCAGTTCAGGATCCTCGAAAACCGTTTGGGCTTAAAACCTGAACAAAGGGTGCCCTACCACCAGGGGCGTTACGATGCCAGTTTGGATGCGCGCCACCAAAATCTTTTGAAAACAGCTGAGTCTGAGCCTTCTTTGCTCGAACTGGTTGAAAAATGGCTGGAGAGAACCCCCTTCTTAACCTTTGGGGGATTTGACTTTTGGGAATCTTACCGCCAGGCTGTTGAAGCTCTTTTTGACGGGGATGCAGCAAGAATTTCAAGCAATCCCCTGCTGGGCAGTGAAGATATCCAACAACATTTGGCAAGACTCCACAGCACCCGTGAAACCTTTGCCACGCTTTTTTCTGAAGCACAGTATCAAGAACTCCAGCACAAAGGGGAGCGCCGCCTCTCCTATAAAGCCACCAAAGCAGCCCTGCTGATTCTGCTCTATCGAGAGCGCCCCATTCTTCATCTGCCCTACCGCCTGCTCAATGCCTTGAGCACCATCGACGAACTGCTGACCACCTGGCGTTATCGCCATGCCCTCAATGTTCAGCGTATGATTGGAACCAAAGTAGGCACCGGGGGCTCAATGGGCTTTGAGTATTTATTGCAGACCATGGCTTCTCACCGCATTTTTGGAGATTTTAATCAACTTTCCACCTTTATGATTCCCCGTTCAGCCCTGCCCGATCTGCCCACAGAAATTGAACGCCAATTGGGCTTCTTTTACCAGGGGGAACCCGTATGA
- a CDS encoding tRNA glutamyl-Q(34) synthetase GluQRS, protein MIRGRFAPSPTGGLHLGNARTALAAWLSTRSREGIFILRNEDLDRQRCKPGVSELNLSELQWLGLDWDEGPDVSGPWGPYHQSKRHAYYAEVLAQLREWVYPCYLSRKEVQAIASAPHGPIEGYGLKERELNQILSFCKQQEGKTPSLRFRGPQQKISFHDALQGPQAFEVGDFILRRADGEWAYQLAVVADDLAMQITEVVRGDDLLPSTAAQIVIYQALGQPPPQFLHLPLLLDSEGNRLSKRKGDLTLHALRHSGIASHRVLGFLAYSLGLLPELLEVSLYEVLKTYRIEQLNTSPYCLQNSDLEWLGVGCYNT, encoded by the coding sequence ATGATTCGTGGCCGGTTTGCACCCTCGCCTACTGGGGGGTTACATTTGGGCAATGCCCGTACTGCCTTGGCGGCTTGGTTGTCGACACGTTCGCGTGAGGGAATCTTTATTTTGCGCAATGAGGATTTAGACCGTCAACGTTGCAAGCCCGGTGTTTCAGAATTGAATCTGTCTGAATTGCAATGGTTGGGTTTAGATTGGGATGAGGGGCCTGATGTCTCAGGCCCCTGGGGACCCTATCACCAGAGCAAAAGACATGCCTATTATGCAGAAGTCTTGGCCCAGCTCAGGGAGTGGGTATACCCCTGTTATCTTTCCCGGAAAGAAGTTCAGGCAATTGCCAGCGCCCCCCACGGCCCAATAGAAGGCTATGGCCTGAAAGAGCGTGAGTTAAACCAGATTTTAAGCTTTTGCAAACAGCAGGAAGGCAAAACGCCAAGTTTGCGCTTTCGAGGCCCCCAGCAGAAAATTTCTTTTCATGATGCCTTGCAGGGCCCGCAAGCCTTTGAAGTGGGCGATTTTATTCTGCGCAGAGCGGATGGCGAATGGGCTTATCAACTGGCGGTCGTTGCAGATGATCTGGCCATGCAGATTACAGAGGTGGTGAGGGGGGATGATTTGCTGCCTTCTACTGCCGCGCAAATTGTTATTTATCAGGCCTTGGGGCAGCCCCCCCCTCAATTTTTGCATCTTCCTCTTTTGCTGGATTCAGAAGGGAACCGGCTTTCGAAAAGAAAGGGAGATTTAACACTGCATGCGCTGCGTCATTCAGGAATCGCATCACATCGCGTTTTGGGATTTTTGGCCTATAGTTTGGGGCTTTTGCCTGAGTTGCTGGAGGTCAGTCTGTATGAAGTATTGAAGACCTACCGGATTGAGCAGTTGAACACATCCCCCTATTGTTTGCAGAATTCTGACTTAGAGTGGTTGGGAGTCGGGTGTTATAATACTTGA
- a CDS encoding 2-oxoglutarate oxidoreductase, whose protein sequence is MSEFETPYCPGCSHSHLQGLLAEIFSIETWKDRLVGVVGPGCSQDLGTHFRIPIISSPPGMAPAVAAGMKRTSPDRLVFTYQGEGDLGSRGLDALMHAALRGDSITVICLNNQVMAGSGGQMSVSSRPGQITTSTRLGRSTARSGKALRLAEMVARLPGVAFSQRVALHTPDFVKRTRLALREAFHFQENGQGLAFIEVMGMCPPYWHETPEEARLTLDKTLLKHAPAGIFRSVTLIR, encoded by the coding sequence ATGTCAGAATTTGAAACTCCCTATTGCCCCGGTTGCTCTCACAGTCATTTACAGGGTTTGCTTGCTGAAATTTTTTCAATCGAGACCTGGAAAGATCGTTTGGTGGGCGTGGTTGGCCCGGGTTGCAGCCAAGATTTGGGAACCCATTTTCGAATCCCCATCATTTCATCGCCCCCTGGAATGGCACCCGCAGTTGCAGCAGGCATGAAACGAACCAGCCCTGATCGCCTGGTCTTTACCTATCAGGGAGAAGGGGATTTGGGCAGCAGAGGTCTGGATGCTTTGATGCATGCTGCATTGCGCGGAGACTCGATTACCGTGATCTGCCTGAACAATCAGGTAATGGCAGGTTCAGGGGGGCAAATGAGCGTCAGCTCCCGACCCGGTCAAATTACAACCTCAACCCGCCTGGGACGCTCTACCGCCCGTTCAGGCAAAGCCCTGCGTTTGGCTGAAATGGTCGCACGTCTGCCAGGTGTTGCCTTTTCACAACGTGTTGCCTTGCATACCCCTGATTTTGTCAAAAGAACCCGCCTGGCTTTACGTGAAGCCTTTCATTTCCAAGAAAACGGACAAGGACTTGCTTTTATTGAAGTCATGGGAATGTGCCCTCCCTATTGGCACGAAACGCCAGAAGAAGCACGTCTGACACTGGATAAAACCCTTTTGAAACATGCACCCGCGGGCATCTTCCGCAGTGTGACCCTGATTCGCTGA
- a CDS encoding methylmalonyl Co-A mutase-associated GTPase MeaB, with product MIKWGMPNLPRRKSYSPIELIQGIQSGNRTLLSRAITLAESSLPHHQIQAREVLQALLPTSGQSLRLGITGAPGAGKSTLIEALGLKLLEKGHKLAVLAIDPSSQLSQGSILGDKTRMEALSRHENCYIRPSPASGHLGGVGRHTREAMLLCEAAGYDIVLVETVGVGQSEYLVRSMVDFFLLLLLPGAGDELQGIKKGVMEMVDAVLVNKADGENRLRAQASAQEYRLALKYLTPATEGWKVPVLLTSALEKTGLEQFWQVVENFKTETKQKGLWEKRRSHQLLEWFEQALIEELKTRFFQTPSVQTLLPELKSQISQGQRLVSDAVEKLLNHWQKPEESTGG from the coding sequence ATGATAAAATGGGGAATGCCCAATCTACCCCGTCGCAAAAGTTATAGCCCGATCGAACTGATTCAGGGAATTCAATCCGGCAATCGCACCCTTTTGTCGCGCGCGATTACACTTGCTGAAAGCAGTCTGCCGCATCACCAGATCCAGGCCCGAGAGGTTTTGCAGGCCCTTTTGCCCACTTCTGGGCAATCCCTGCGTTTGGGCATCACCGGAGCACCTGGAGCAGGAAAAAGCACCCTGATTGAAGCGTTGGGGCTGAAACTGCTTGAGAAAGGGCATAAACTGGCTGTTTTGGCAATAGACCCAAGTTCACAGCTCAGTCAGGGAAGCATCTTGGGGGATAAAACCCGCATGGAAGCACTGAGCCGCCATGAAAACTGTTATATTCGTCCGTCTCCCGCCAGTGGCCACCTCGGAGGCGTTGGCCGACATACCCGTGAAGCCATGCTGCTCTGCGAGGCAGCTGGCTATGATATTGTGCTGGTCGAAACGGTTGGGGTCGGTCAAAGCGAATATCTCGTGCGCTCAATGGTCGATTTTTTTCTGCTTCTGCTACTGCCGGGCGCAGGCGATGAGTTGCAGGGGATAAAAAAGGGAGTGATGGAAATGGTCGATGCCGTTCTGGTCAATAAAGCGGATGGTGAAAACCGTTTACGCGCCCAAGCTTCAGCCCAGGAATACCGCCTCGCCCTCAAATACCTTACACCTGCGACAGAAGGTTGGAAAGTTCCGGTTTTACTCACTTCTGCCTTAGAAAAAACGGGCTTGGAACAATTCTGGCAGGTCGTTGAAAACTTCAAGACCGAAACCAAGCAAAAAGGACTGTGGGAGAAACGCAGAAGTCATCAATTGCTTGAATGGTTTGAACAAGCGCTAATTGAAGAGCTCAAAACCCGATTTTTTCAGACGCCTTCTGTTCAAACCCTGCTTCCAGAGTTAAAAAGCCAGATCAGTCAGGGGCAAAGATTGGTTTCGGATGCGGTTGAAAAACTGCTAAACCACTGGCAAAAACCTGAAGAATCAACTGGGGGGTAA
- a CDS encoding adenosylhomocysteinase — translation MAYDITDPQLAPSGMSKILWADNQMSVLRQIRQDFESRLPLQGYRVGACMHVTPETANLMRTLKAGGAEVTLCASNPLSTQDDVAAALACELDIPVFARRGEDNITYYKHINAVLDAHPHLTLDDGADLISELHKKRPSQLPEIAGGTEQTTTGVTRLSSMARNGVLQFPVMAVNNAKSKYLFDNRYGTGQSTLDALMRSTNILLAGKTLVVCGYGWCGKGVAMRAKGLGAVVIVVEVNPLHALEAAMDGFFVTHMDQAAGLGDIFITATGDLNVIRRSHFEVMKDGAILCNAGHFNSEIEIQALEEMASSKEEVRPLVEAYQLPEKRLFLLAQGRLINLSCGDGHPASVMDMSFANQALSLEYLVKHLGQLEKKVYAVPGDIDEEVARLKLQAMGIQIHTRTQEQEIYQLGWELGT, via the coding sequence GTGGCCTACGATATCACCGATCCTCAATTGGCACCTTCGGGAATGAGTAAAATTCTCTGGGCTGATAATCAAATGTCGGTCCTTCGTCAAATTCGACAAGACTTCGAATCCCGTCTTCCCCTTCAAGGTTACCGTGTAGGTGCCTGCATGCATGTGACCCCTGAAACAGCAAATCTTATGCGCACACTGAAAGCCGGTGGGGCTGAGGTTACGCTTTGTGCCTCGAATCCGCTCAGTACCCAAGATGATGTGGCTGCGGCCTTGGCCTGTGAATTGGATATTCCTGTTTTTGCCCGACGTGGAGAAGACAATATCACCTATTACAAACATATCAATGCGGTTTTAGATGCTCATCCGCATCTCACTTTGGATGATGGGGCGGATTTAATCTCAGAATTGCACAAAAAGCGCCCCTCACAATTACCTGAAATTGCTGGGGGAACCGAACAGACGACCACAGGTGTGACCCGTCTGAGCAGCATGGCCCGCAATGGGGTTTTGCAGTTTCCCGTCATGGCTGTCAACAATGCCAAAAGCAAATATCTCTTTGATAACCGTTATGGAACAGGTCAAAGTACTTTAGATGCCCTGATGCGCTCTACCAATATCCTGCTGGCGGGTAAGACGCTGGTGGTTTGTGGCTATGGTTGGTGTGGTAAAGGGGTGGCCATGCGCGCCAAAGGCTTGGGAGCCGTTGTGATCGTGGTTGAGGTCAATCCTTTACATGCGCTTGAAGCGGCCATGGATGGTTTCTTTGTCACCCATATGGATCAGGCTGCGGGGCTGGGCGATATTTTTATCACTGCCACCGGAGATTTGAATGTGATTCGCCGCAGCCATTTTGAAGTGATGAAAGATGGTGCCATTCTCTGTAATGCAGGGCATTTCAATTCTGAAATCGAAATTCAGGCCCTTGAAGAAATGGCGAGCTCGAAAGAAGAGGTTCGCCCCTTGGTGGAAGCTTATCAGCTACCCGAAAAACGGTTGTTTCTCTTGGCCCAAGGGCGTTTGATCAATCTTTCTTGTGGGGATGGTCACCCTGCTTCGGTAATGGATATGAGTTTTGCCAATCAAGCCCTTTCTCTGGAATATCTGGTCAAACACTTGGGTCAGCTCGAAAAGAAAGTTTACGCAGTGCCAGGCGATATTGACGAAGAAGTGGCGCGCCTCAAACTGCAGGCCATGGGAATTCAAATTCATACCCGTACCCAGGAACAGGAAATTTACCAATTGGGTTGGGAACTGGGCACCTAA
- the speD gene encoding adenosylmethionine decarboxylase, with translation MDKTDFFGPHLTLDLNDCNPEKLQDFDLVFDILNNLPDKIGMTKITQPYVFKYQGLVPEDKGITGFVVIAESHISIHTFQEKNYVFIDLFSCKPFDYTFAEKYLIELFESKKPTIQMLKRGHDFPRSSALMPPARELVGSV, from the coding sequence ATGGATAAAACCGATTTCTTTGGTCCACACCTGACTCTCGATCTCAATGACTGTAATCCTGAAAAACTTCAGGATTTTGACCTTGTTTTCGATATATTAAATAATCTTCCCGATAAAATAGGGATGACAAAAATCACCCAGCCCTATGTCTTTAAATACCAGGGGCTTGTTCCAGAAGACAAAGGAATTACCGGATTTGTGGTAATTGCCGAAAGTCATATTTCAATCCATACTTTTCAAGAAAAAAATTACGTATTCATCGATTTATTTTCCTGTAAGCCATTTGATTACACTTTTGCAGAAAAATATTTGATCGAACTCTTTGAGTCTAAAAAACCTACGATTCAAATGCTCAAACGGGGACATGATTTCCCCCGCAGCAGTGCTTTAATGCCTCCTGCGCGTGAGCTTGTGGGATCTGTTTGA
- the mgtE gene encoding magnesium transporter: MPTDKLNLDFLPRHLTLLLEQEKKSEIQALLSQFRPEDVAEILLQLEEEQIRQVLTWIDAELASELVIHIDSDYWHELLTPLNETRLVEIIEELPSDEAADLLNELDDELSEKILESQANSESFRNLSNLLQYPDDAAGALMNPDIVYVPESLNTDQALAMIRENIESFKDINYIYITDEKQRLTGVLPLPSLIAAPHQSLIEEVMSRDVIAVDVMMDEDDVVDIVRKYELMTVPVIDVHQRLIGIITVDDIMDVMEEQADEEAYKMAALGDPDNQSSAFEAAMARIPWLLVCLGGSMSAGTIIHLYQSTLEQAIVLASFMPAVMGMAGNTGVQTSTLLIRNMGGGPTPRHFLWRMVLQEFRTAFVIGLLCGSIASSVAFFLFHANPWIGGVIGLSLCLSILFSTFLGTSIPFLFQKFSIDPAVASGPFVTTINDSTALIIYLGIASAILPFLH; this comes from the coding sequence ATGCCCACTGATAAACTCAATCTGGATTTTTTACCACGCCATCTGACCTTGCTCTTAGAGCAGGAAAAAAAATCTGAAATTCAGGCGCTTTTAAGCCAATTCAGGCCTGAAGACGTCGCCGAAATTCTGCTGCAACTTGAAGAGGAACAGATCCGTCAGGTTTTGACCTGGATTGATGCAGAATTGGCGAGTGAATTGGTGATTCATATTGATTCAGATTATTGGCATGAGTTGCTGACGCCCCTGAATGAAACCCGTCTGGTTGAAATTATTGAAGAACTGCCCTCAGATGAAGCGGCCGACTTGCTGAATGAATTGGACGATGAACTCTCAGAAAAAATTCTTGAATCTCAGGCAAACTCAGAGTCTTTTCGCAATTTAAGCAATCTTCTGCAATACCCGGATGACGCTGCCGGCGCCTTGATGAATCCAGATATTGTCTATGTACCTGAATCCTTGAATACCGATCAGGCCCTGGCCATGATCCGCGAAAATATTGAATCCTTTAAAGATATCAACTATATCTATATCACCGATGAAAAACAGCGGCTCACAGGCGTTTTGCCCCTGCCCTCACTGATAGCAGCCCCCCACCAGTCCTTGATTGAAGAAGTCATGAGCCGTGATGTGATTGCCGTCGATGTCATGATGGATGAAGACGACGTGGTGGATATTGTACGCAAATATGAACTCATGACTGTCCCGGTGATCGATGTGCATCAACGCTTGATCGGCATTATCACCGTTGACGATATTATGGATGTTATGGAAGAACAGGCCGATGAAGAGGCCTATAAAATGGCTGCTTTGGGAGACCCTGACAATCAATCTTCAGCCTTTGAAGCTGCCATGGCCCGCATTCCCTGGTTATTGGTCTGCCTGGGCGGTTCTATGTCTGCTGGTACGATCATCCATCTCTACCAAAGTACCTTGGAGCAAGCCATTGTTCTAGCCTCTTTTATGCCCGCAGTCATGGGCATGGCAGGCAATACCGGCGTGCAAACCTCTACTCTGTTGATTCGCAATATGGGCGGGGGCCCCACTCCCCGCCATTTTCTCTGGCGCATGGTACTCCAAGAGTTTCGCACTGCTTTTGTGATTGGCTTACTCTGTGGCAGTATTGCCAGTTCCGTTGCGTTTTTCCTCTTTCATGCCAATCCTTGGATTGGTGGGGTTATTGGTCTGTCACTCTGTTTAAGTATTTTGTTCTCAACCTTTTTAGGAACCAGTATCCCCTTTCTGTTTCAAAAATTCTCAATTGACCCTGCTGTTGCCTCTGGCCCCTTTGTGACCACCATCAACGACTCAACGGCCCTGATCATTTATTTGGGAATCGCCAGTGCCATCCTTCCCTTTCTTCATTAG
- a CDS encoding deoxyhypusine synthase (transforms a conserved lysine residue of initiation factor 5A into deoxyhypusine) — protein MQKSEYLKNPVQHVDITQFDASPLIHAYRGMAFQARNLARAADIWQQMVEDKECTIILTLAGSLVSAGLKKIIVDLLKNRLVDVIVSTGANIVDQDFFEALGFKHWQGSPFVDDQNMRELGIDRIYDTYIDEDQLRICDDTIAQIADQLEPRAWSSREFIHAMGQYLIEKDLGEDSIVRTAAELNIPIFVPAFSDCSAGFGLVYHQEKNPDQHVSIDSVRDFRELTQIKIAAAETGLVMLAGGVPKNFTQDVVVAADILGKEVSMHKYAIQLTVADERDGALSGSTLKEACSWGKVDTVHEQMVFSELTLTLPLLASYVYHQHAWENRSFKSWNTLFQKKLARV, from the coding sequence ATGCAGAAATCAGAGTATTTAAAAAATCCCGTGCAACATGTGGATATCACTCAATTTGATGCCTCACCTTTAATCCATGCCTATCGTGGCATGGCTTTTCAGGCGAGAAATCTGGCCCGTGCTGCCGATATTTGGCAACAGATGGTTGAAGACAAGGAGTGTACGATTATCCTCACCCTGGCAGGGTCTTTGGTCAGTGCGGGTTTAAAAAAAATTATTGTGGACTTACTTAAAAATCGTCTGGTCGATGTGATTGTTTCGACTGGTGCAAATATTGTCGATCAGGATTTCTTTGAGGCCCTTGGTTTTAAACATTGGCAGGGCTCACCTTTTGTCGATGATCAGAATATGCGTGAGCTGGGCATTGATCGCATCTATGATACTTATATCGATGAGGATCAGTTGCGGATCTGTGATGATACGATTGCTCAGATTGCCGATCAATTGGAACCCCGTGCCTGGTCTTCGCGTGAATTTATTCATGCCATGGGCCAGTATCTGATTGAAAAGGATTTGGGCGAAGATTCAATTGTACGCACGGCTGCTGAGTTGAATATCCCGATTTTTGTGCCTGCTTTCTCTGATTGCAGTGCCGGTTTTGGCCTGGTCTACCATCAGGAAAAAAATCCAGATCAGCATGTTTCAATTGATTCAGTGCGCGATTTTCGCGAACTGACCCAGATCAAAATCGCTGCAGCTGAAACCGGGCTGGTCATGCTGGCTGGCGGTGTGCCCAAGAACTTTACCCAAGATGTCGTTGTGGCTGCAGATATTTTAGGCAAAGAAGTCAGTATGCATAAATATGCAATTCAATTGACCGTGGCGGATGAGCGGGATGGTGCACTCTCAGGATCGACCTTAAAAGAGGCCTGCTCCTGGGGAAAAGTGGATACGGTTCATGAACAGATGGTGTTTTCTGAACTGACGTTGACTTTGCCTTTGCTTGCAAGCTATGTCTATCACCAGCATGCCTGGGAAAACCGCAGTTTCAAAAGCTGGAATACGCTTTTTCAAAAAAAATTGGCAAGGGTCTAG
- a CDS encoding short-chain dehydrogenase, with the protein MKTLSLEGKRALVCGASKGIGKAVAMLLAERGAEVVAVARNANTLKQLVNELPTPNHQAHSWLAADFSSPSLLASELQTFLAGEAPFQILIHNTGGPPPGLIHQASLEAFSLAFAQHLLAGQVLVQALLPGMQASQYGRIINIVSTSVRQPIPGLGVSNTVRAAVAAWAKTLADELAPMGITVNNVLPGFTRTERLAQIIATRAEKQGLSPEAVEAAMLAEVPAGRFAEPEETAEAVAFLASQAASYITGTHLPVDGGRLRPL; encoded by the coding sequence ATGAAGACCCTCAGCCTGGAAGGAAAACGCGCACTTGTATGCGGGGCCAGCAAAGGAATTGGCAAAGCCGTTGCAATGCTTCTGGCTGAACGGGGTGCAGAAGTCGTCGCCGTGGCCCGCAATGCCAATACCTTAAAACAATTGGTAAACGAACTGCCCACACCAAATCATCAAGCGCACAGTTGGCTGGCTGCAGATTTCAGTTCGCCATCGCTTCTGGCCAGTGAATTGCAAACCTTTCTGGCCGGAGAAGCCCCCTTCCAGATTCTGATCCACAATACGGGTGGGCCTCCCCCCGGCCTTATTCATCAAGCGTCGCTGGAAGCTTTCAGTCTGGCGTTTGCTCAGCATCTGCTTGCGGGTCAAGTCTTGGTGCAGGCTTTACTGCCTGGCATGCAAGCCAGCCAATATGGCCGCATCATCAATATTGTCTCCACCTCTGTCCGTCAACCGATTCCTGGTTTGGGGGTTTCAAATACCGTGCGGGCTGCAGTTGCCGCCTGGGCAAAAACCCTGGCCGATGAACTGGCTCCCATGGGCATTACCGTCAATAATGTTTTGCCAGGTTTTACCCGCACCGAGCGCTTGGCTCAGATTATTGCCACCCGCGCAGAAAAACAGGGCCTCAGCCCTGAAGCAGTGGAGGCAGCCATGCTCGCAGAAGTTCCTGCTGGCCGTTTTGCTGAACCTGAAGAAACCGCTGAAGCCGTTGCTTTTCTTGCTTCCCAAGCCGCGAGTTATATTACAGGCACCCATTTACCCGTCGATGGTGGGCGTTTGAGGCCACTGTAA
- the mutY gene encoding A/G-specific adenine glycosylase — protein MKLSPERFRANLLGWFQPELRQMPWRESKDPYQIWVSEIMLQQTQVNTVKPYFKRFLEAFPTLEALAQSPSEKVLKLWEGLGYYSRARNLQKGAQFVLAEFAGEMPSRVEDLLKIPGVGPYTAGAIASIAFDICEPAIDGNVNRVFSRLYAYADPIDKPPAQRWLDQQVRILLDPVRPGDFNQALMELGATVCKPVNPLCQDCPLHTGCLAKIQADPEQFPIKSSKTKIKRLDLQVALIRYQGKYLLRQQRESGIFHQLWVLPWESDLSRLETLILNETGLQIAEPQAIGTVSHTLTHRQLEMQIWAIPELGKRTFPDLPGHWSWHDPCQNQAQAIPVAHQKIFKFLKEMPLFFS, from the coding sequence ATGAAACTAAGCCCTGAGCGATTCCGAGCAAATCTTTTGGGCTGGTTTCAGCCTGAATTGCGTCAGATGCCCTGGCGTGAAAGCAAAGACCCTTACCAGATTTGGGTTTCTGAGATCATGTTGCAGCAAACCCAGGTCAATACCGTTAAACCTTATTTCAAACGTTTTTTAGAAGCCTTTCCCACGCTTGAAGCTTTGGCCCAGAGCCCCAGCGAAAAGGTCTTAAAACTCTGGGAAGGGTTGGGCTATTACAGTCGGGCCCGCAATCTGCAAAAGGGAGCACAGTTTGTTCTGGCTGAATTTGCTGGAGAAATGCCCTCTCGGGTTGAAGATTTGCTTAAAATTCCGGGGGTCGGCCCTTATACTGCCGGAGCGATTGCCAGCATTGCCTTTGATATCTGCGAACCTGCGATTGATGGCAATGTCAATCGCGTATTTTCACGTCTCTACGCCTATGCCGATCCGATTGACAAGCCACCCGCCCAACGCTGGCTGGATCAACAGGTGCGTATTTTACTGGACCCTGTACGGCCTGGAGACTTCAATCAGGCCTTGATGGAATTGGGGGCCACTGTTTGCAAACCTGTCAATCCGCTCTGTCAGGATTGCCCCCTTCACACAGGCTGTTTGGCAAAAATTCAGGCTGATCCAGAGCAGTTTCCTATTAAAAGCAGTAAAACCAAAATCAAGCGCTTAGACTTGCAGGTGGCTCTTATTCGGTATCAGGGCAAATATTTGTTGCGGCAACAACGTGAAAGTGGAATTTTTCACCAATTATGGGTCTTGCCCTGGGAATCCGATCTCTCCCGTTTGGAAACGCTGATTCTCAATGAAACGGGGCTTCAGATCGCTGAACCTCAAGCGATCGGAACGGTTTCACATACCTTAACGCATCGTCAGCTTGAAATGCAGATTTGGGCGATCCCAGAATTGGGAAAGAGAACTTTCCCTGATTTGCCAGGCCATTGGAGCTGGCATGATCCCTGTCAAAATCAAGCCCAGGCCATTCCTGTGGCCCATCAGAAGATCTTTAAATTTTTGAAAGAAATGCCACTGTTTTTTAGTTGA
- the speB gene encoding agmatinase, which translates to MAPVFGGLEAEYCQYATSRYAVLPVPYDQTSTWLRGAEKGPDAILEASAHMELYDLETDSEPYRAGIFTDAPLICKDSPDLLFEKVLARANRLLDDGKFLITLGGNHCVPIGSSKACCERVQGPVSVLQIDAHSDMRESYEGNAYNHACAMARMKEWARPVGVGIRSMDISELENIRQARIFTAAYIHRTPGWIQEVVDALDENVYLTIDLDGLDPSIMPATGTPEPGGLLWYPTLDLLAAVIQQKNLIGFDIVELCPGENTFPSHFLAAKLVYKIIALQESKGK; encoded by the coding sequence ATGGCCCCCGTTTTCGGGGGATTGGAAGCAGAATATTGCCAATACGCCACGTCCCGTTATGCGGTGCTTCCAGTTCCCTATGACCAGACCAGTACCTGGCTGCGTGGCGCAGAAAAAGGGCCCGACGCGATTCTTGAAGCGTCTGCCCATATGGAACTTTACGATCTTGAAACGGATAGTGAGCCCTATCGGGCAGGCATCTTTACCGATGCTCCCTTGATCTGTAAAGACAGTCCAGATCTGCTTTTTGAAAAGGTTTTGGCACGTGCCAACCGTCTTTTGGATGATGGAAAATTTTTGATTACCCTGGGGGGCAATCACTGTGTTCCAATCGGCTCGAGCAAAGCCTGTTGTGAACGGGTTCAAGGGCCCGTCTCCGTTTTGCAGATCGATGCGCACTCTGATATGCGCGAAAGCTATGAGGGCAACGCCTATAACCATGCCTGTGCCATGGCCCGTATGAAAGAATGGGCCCGCCCTGTGGGGGTTGGGATTCGCAGCATGGATATTTCTGAGCTGGAGAATATTCGCCAGGCACGAATTTTTACAGCCGCCTATATCCATCGGACACCCGGATGGATCCAGGAGGTTGTGGATGCCTTGGATGAAAATGTGTATCTTACGATCGATCTGGATGGCCTGGATCCTTCGATTATGCCTGCAACGGGCACCCCAGAACCGGGTGGCCTGTTGTGGTATCCCACCCTTGATTTGCTGGCAGCAGTGATCCAGCAGAAAAACCTGATTGGCTTCGATATCGTCGAACTTTGCCCTGGGGAAAATACCTTCCCCTCTCATTTTTTAGCCGCCAAGCTGGTTTATAAAATCATTGCACTTCAAGAATCTAAAGGAAAATAA